In Rickettsiella endosymbiont of Aleochara curtula, one genomic interval encodes:
- the efp gene encoding elongation factor P: MSYYTTNELRNGMKVMLDNDPYTILENDYVKPGKGQAFNRIKLRNLKNSRVIERTLKSGDTLQAADVFDIEVQYLYTDGHVWHFMDAETYEQYAADASAVTEAKIWLKEQDSCTLTLFNGSPLCITPANFVILKIVETDPGVRGDTSGGGGKPATLETGAMVRVPLFIQIGELIKIDTRTGEYLSRVKV, encoded by the coding sequence ATGTCTTACTACACTACCAATGAATTAAGAAACGGTATGAAGGTCATGCTCGATAATGACCCTTATACAATTTTAGAAAATGACTATGTTAAGCCAGGAAAAGGGCAAGCTTTTAACCGGATTAAGTTACGTAATTTAAAAAACAGTCGCGTCATTGAACGGACTTTAAAATCTGGAGATACTTTACAGGCTGCTGATGTTTTTGATATTGAAGTTCAATATCTCTATACCGATGGACATGTTTGGCACTTTATGGATGCCGAGACCTATGAACAATACGCCGCTGACGCATCGGCAGTGACTGAAGCTAAAATATGGCTAAAAGAACAAGACTCCTGCACGTTGACCTTATTTAACGGGTCGCCTTTATGCATAACGCCGGCTAATTTTGTTATTTTAAAAATAGTAGAAACGGACCCTGGGGTACGCGGCGATACGTCCGGTGGAGGTGGAAAACCAGCGACTTTAGAAACAGGCGCTATGGTACGAGTCCCTCTGTTTATCCAAATTGGCGAATTAATTAAAATCGATACTCGCACCGGCGAATATCTTTCCCGCGTAAAAGTATGA
- the orn gene encoding oligoribonuclease, protein MTPKADNLIWIDLEMTGLDTNQDKIIEIATIITDSQLEIIEEGPVFAIFQSEQLLTGMDDWNKRQHKGSGLLDRVRVSKTTEEEAEKQTLEFIMTYVPPNKSPMCGNSICQDRRFLARCMPVLEKYFHYRNLDVSTLKELAFRWKPSILDAYKKKSKHLALEDVRDSINELRYYREHLFKL, encoded by the coding sequence ATGACGCCTAAAGCGGATAATTTAATTTGGATCGATCTCGAGATGACAGGACTTGATACTAATCAAGATAAAATTATCGAGATTGCAACCATTATCACCGATTCTCAATTAGAGATTATAGAAGAGGGTCCGGTGTTTGCTATATTTCAATCTGAACAACTATTAACCGGTATGGACGATTGGAATAAACGCCAACATAAAGGTTCGGGCTTACTCGATAGAGTGCGAGTCAGTAAAACCACTGAAGAAGAAGCAGAAAAACAAACCTTAGAATTTATTATGACGTACGTCCCACCTAATAAATCGCCCATGTGTGGTAATAGTATTTGCCAAGATCGTCGCTTTTTGGCCCGTTGTATGCCCGTATTAGAGAAATATTTTCATTATCGAAACTTAGATGTCAGCACCTTAAAAGAGCTAGCCTTTCGTTGGAAACCCAGCATCTTAGATGCCTACAAGAAAAAATCTAAACATTTGGCACTCGAGGATGTGCGAGACTCTATTAATGAATTGCGCTATTATCGCGAGCATTTATTTAAACTTTAA
- the plsY gene encoding glycerol-3-phosphate 1-O-acyltransferase PlsY, whose translation MLLLFIFILVAYLLGSLSSAIIVSKCAGLPDPRTQGSGNPGASNILRIGGKKLAAIVLVGDVLKGWIPVMLAKLFGLPLASLAWVAFFAFIGHLYPVFFGFRGGKGVATALGGLVALAWPLGLIGLLSWAAALFLLGYISVASMLAAVVTFFYVFYMYALPVYLPIFLMTVLLIARHFSNIQRLFQGKEPQFIKSELKKKK comes from the coding sequence ATGTTATTGCTATTTATTTTTATTTTAGTTGCTTATTTATTAGGTTCTTTGTCCAGTGCGATTATTGTAAGTAAATGTGCAGGTCTGCCTGACCCGCGTACGCAAGGCTCGGGAAATCCCGGGGCTAGTAATATCCTAAGAATAGGTGGAAAAAAATTAGCCGCCATCGTTTTAGTCGGTGATGTGCTCAAAGGATGGATTCCGGTCATGCTGGCTAAATTATTTGGCTTGCCTTTAGCGTCTTTGGCATGGGTGGCTTTTTTTGCTTTTATAGGTCATCTATATCCAGTTTTTTTTGGTTTTCGTGGCGGGAAAGGCGTAGCAACCGCATTGGGTGGATTAGTGGCTCTAGCTTGGCCTTTAGGTTTAATAGGATTATTAAGTTGGGCTGCGGCGCTGTTTTTATTGGGTTATATTTCTGTGGCGTCTATGCTGGCGGCGGTAGTGACTTTTTTTTACGTTTTTTACATGTATGCCTTGCCAGTTTATTTACCGATTTTTTTGATGACGGTATTGTTGATAGCACGTCATTTTTCAAATATTCAACGTTTATTTCAAGGTAAAGAACCTCAATTTATTAAATCTGAATTGAAAAAGAAAAAATAA